Proteins co-encoded in one Bremerella sp. TYQ1 genomic window:
- a CDS encoding peptidylprolyl isomerase — MLSKPWIGSPTFVLVMICLIVLPEAANQWSLSGDLESSAGPYLPEETLIHPITGAMVVASVNDVPIYDVEIERYLERLNVFDSLPEQSLQIYRSTVMSQLVRRQVILTYLQTTEFRASEQEIDLAISEIKKSLAARGQSLDDFLASGKVDRSILRRNLAWKIVWTRYLKSYLTDANLRRYYERNYQRFDGTARRVSQVYFGDPSDENFDWDVAFREAVFLRDRIQQGEITFEKAVQEYSKSPSAKDGGDMGWVRHHGPLDPRIHEAAFARPVGELVGPIQTKFGIHLMKVNEERRGEMEWEEMVDEIRHAAAAYLFAHVADRHISDSNVYYFGEEEGSEIDPAFVRRFSDEFIAP; from the coding sequence ATGTTGTCAAAACCTTGGATCGGATCGCCCACTTTCGTCCTAGTGATGATCTGTTTGATCGTCCTGCCGGAAGCCGCCAATCAGTGGAGCCTCTCAGGCGATCTGGAATCTTCCGCGGGTCCATATCTGCCAGAAGAAACCCTCATTCATCCCATTACCGGGGCGATGGTGGTTGCCAGCGTTAACGACGTTCCCATTTACGATGTCGAGATCGAACGCTACCTGGAACGATTGAACGTATTCGACAGCCTTCCGGAACAGTCGCTACAGATCTATCGCTCCACGGTGATGTCGCAGTTGGTACGACGCCAGGTCATTCTCACCTACCTGCAAACCACCGAGTTCCGCGCGTCGGAACAAGAGATCGATCTGGCCATCTCCGAAATCAAGAAGTCGCTTGCCGCCCGTGGGCAGTCGCTTGACGACTTTCTCGCTTCCGGAAAAGTCGACCGCTCGATTCTGCGGCGGAACCTGGCTTGGAAGATCGTTTGGACCCGCTATCTGAAAAGCTACCTGACCGACGCGAATCTGCGGCGCTATTACGAACGCAATTACCAGCGATTCGATGGCACGGCTCGTCGCGTCTCGCAAGTTTACTTCGGCGATCCGTCCGACGAAAATTTCGACTGGGATGTGGCCTTTCGTGAAGCGGTCTTCCTGCGAGATCGAATTCAACAAGGCGAGATCACTTTCGAGAAAGCGGTTCAGGAGTACTCGAAGTCTCCGAGTGCGAAAGATGGCGGAGACATGGGATGGGTTCGTCATCATGGACCGCTTGACCCACGAATTCATGAAGCCGCATTTGCCCGCCCAGTCGGTGAACTCGTCGGACCGATTCAAACCAAGTTCGGCATTCACTTGATGAAAGTCAACGAAGAACGTCGCGGCGAAATGGAATGGGAAGAGATGGTCGACGAGATTCGTCACGCGGCCGCCGCTTACCTCTTCGCCCACGTGGCCGATCGCCACATCTCCGACTCGAACGTCTATTACTTCGGCGAGGAAGAAGGATCGGAAATCGATCCTGCGTTCGTCCGTCGATTCAGCGACGAGTTCATTGCCCCTTAG
- a CDS encoding restriction endonuclease, with amino-acid sequence MPSLNLRLDRAKSLSRKLWSEASVSWQDILLHFRVFIAKLGFDPPIASALIGFAIATLFGLITAIPLGADDTAAFVVLICFVVLVWLGVGVATWFLTRLPNHLPVEAEHYLKSLISDRNNYRANARENALQIDVSISELKRSIKSLNAALEEQRVRDQRLIERQRLLYLNWNTLSGLEFEMRLKEVYELNGYQVELTSNSGDQGGDLIVEHRGRRTCVQAKRWQSSVGNKAVQEAYSGQGFYKCDGCAVVTTSQFTPKAIELAKELNCELIDSDGLRRMIEAGRGAEIRKLASPPPIEDPQPFFNSPNA; translated from the coding sequence ATGCCTTCGCTCAATCTTAGGCTTGATCGGGCGAAAAGTTTGAGCCGGAAACTTTGGAGCGAAGCAAGTGTTTCCTGGCAAGACATTCTTCTTCACTTTCGGGTGTTTATCGCAAAGCTTGGATTTGATCCGCCTATCGCAAGCGCACTAATTGGGTTCGCAATAGCAACGCTCTTTGGCTTAATCACTGCTATTCCATTGGGTGCTGACGACACAGCGGCATTTGTAGTTCTGATTTGCTTCGTCGTACTAGTGTGGTTGGGAGTAGGAGTCGCTACTTGGTTCCTTACGCGATTACCCAACCACTTGCCTGTCGAAGCGGAACATTACCTCAAAAGCCTGATTTCTGATCGCAATAACTATCGTGCGAATGCTCGAGAAAACGCTCTGCAAATCGACGTCAGCATTTCAGAACTAAAACGAAGTATAAAGTCACTGAATGCAGCACTTGAGGAACAACGTGTTCGTGATCAACGCCTGATTGAACGTCAACGATTGTTGTATTTAAATTGGAACACGCTGAGTGGACTAGAGTTCGAAATGCGACTCAAGGAAGTGTATGAGTTAAATGGCTACCAAGTAGAACTCACTTCTAATTCCGGCGATCAAGGAGGCGACTTAATCGTAGAGCATCGCGGTCGGCGAACCTGTGTCCAAGCAAAACGCTGGCAGTCTTCTGTAGGAAATAAGGCCGTCCAAGAAGCATATTCAGGCCAAGGATTCTACAAATGCGATGGTTGCGCCGTCGTAACGACAAGCCAGTTCACTCCAAAAGCTATCGAACTTGCTAAGGAGCTAAACTGTGAACTCATCGATAGCGATGGCCTTCGAAGGATGATCGAAGCCGGAAGAGGCGCAGAGATTCGCAAATTAGCGAGTCCTCCGCCGATTGAAGATCCACAGCCGTTCTTTAATTCTCCAAATGCATAA
- a CDS encoding DUF6790 family protein, protein MIETFLRLVLSNYPITFFVLGLICSAVSLVVHRQPWTKHGVFEKLLAYYCLSAVGFFYIYNFVMHVFFGEMAARYIGWADSPFQLEVGFASLGFGLVGVLAFRQDFGLRLAANLGPACFMWGAAAGHVYQMIAHNNFAPGNAGTMFWADIFLPIIGFVFLIGWRMTAPVRSVETQDA, encoded by the coding sequence ATGATCGAAACCTTCTTGCGGTTGGTGCTTAGCAATTATCCGATCACCTTCTTCGTGCTGGGCTTGATTTGTTCGGCCGTTTCGTTGGTCGTTCACCGGCAGCCGTGGACGAAGCATGGGGTGTTTGAGAAGTTGCTGGCTTACTATTGCCTCAGTGCGGTGGGGTTTTTCTATATCTATAACTTCGTGATGCATGTCTTCTTTGGCGAGATGGCGGCCCGATACATTGGTTGGGCCGACAGTCCGTTTCAACTGGAAGTCGGTTTCGCGAGTCTCGGGTTCGGCCTGGTTGGCGTGCTCGCTTTTCGGCAAGACTTCGGCCTGCGGCTCGCGGCGAATTTGGGTCCGGCTTGTTTCATGTGGGGAGCGGCCGCCGGACATGTTTATCAGATGATCGCCCACAACAACTTCGCCCCCGGCAACGCCGGCACCATGTTCTGGGCCGACATCTTCCTGCCGATCATCGGCTTCGTCTTCCTCATCGGCTGGCGAATGACCGCGCCTGTGCGGTCTGTTGAAACACAAGACGCGTAG
- a CDS encoding TrkA C-terminal domain-containing protein — protein sequence MASFLPIISLLLVIVISLMVVRIATIALVLTGISHQLAQFQARSAFTGAGFTTSESDKVTQHPVRRKIIMLLMLLGNAGIVTAVSSLMLSFVSTSDENPVNIWLRFGFLGVGLVILWFVTQSQWIDQRLNNLVEWALRRWTDLEVADYSNLLHLGHGFSVVEMGVEEDDWLVERDLAGLRLSEEGVLVLGIERPGEDYVGAPRGTTRLQAGDTVILYGPRDILTNLDERRAGSTGNWDHHKAVDRQLKAQREQAEKDAEEEENAAK from the coding sequence ATGGCGTCCTTTCTACCCATCATCTCTCTTCTGCTGGTGATTGTCATCTCGTTGATGGTCGTTCGCATTGCGACCATCGCGCTGGTCCTAACTGGCATTTCGCATCAACTGGCCCAGTTTCAAGCACGATCTGCGTTCACTGGGGCTGGTTTCACCACGTCGGAATCAGACAAAGTGACGCAGCATCCTGTTCGCCGAAAGATCATCATGCTGCTGATGTTGCTGGGGAACGCGGGGATCGTGACGGCCGTCAGTTCGCTGATGCTTTCTTTCGTCAGTACGAGTGACGAAAACCCCGTTAACATTTGGCTTCGCTTTGGCTTCTTGGGCGTGGGCTTGGTCATTCTTTGGTTTGTTACTCAAAGCCAATGGATCGATCAGAGGCTGAACAACTTAGTCGAATGGGCCCTTCGCCGTTGGACCGATTTAGAAGTCGCCGACTACTCGAATCTGCTGCACTTGGGACATGGCTTCAGTGTCGTCGAGATGGGCGTCGAAGAAGATGACTGGCTCGTCGAACGAGACCTTGCGGGCCTTCGCCTTTCGGAAGAAGGCGTGCTTGTCCTCGGTATCGAACGACCCGGGGAAGATTACGTCGGTGCCCCTCGCGGAACGACGCGATTGCAAGCGGGAGATACGGTGATTTTATACGGCCCGCGCGACATTCTTACCAACCTCGACGAACGCCGCGCTGGATCAACAGGAAACTGGGACCATCACAAAGCGGTCGATCGCCAACTCAAAGCACAACGCGAGCAAGCCGAGAAGGATGCAGAAGAGGAAGAGAACGCAGCGAAATGA
- a CDS encoding DUF3616 domain-containing protein yields MQQRELWTFHGDLQHPYDISAIVVLEGGRFVAIAGDEGASVQIFRQRSPGDYDLVGTIDLSDQLEDEEEEIDIEGLAFSGGRLYVIGSHCKKRRLIDTTLTQKENRKRISEPDPQSDRQGLFEIEYLGDGRFSPKVKTCDLLPRLKSDSLLAPFLGIPSKENGIDMEGLAAEGDDLWVGFRGPILREHLVPVLRLDFDKPKKADLLLIDLHGRGIRDLVHTQDRILILAGPMRDEPLSYALYAWNGKDAVPGTDRDAANMPKLLGDVPLPHEGAKPEGLGLVEETDTHWDVVVVCDSSPMGSPTLLRVAKPVR; encoded by the coding sequence ATGCAACAACGAGAACTGTGGACGTTTCATGGAGACCTGCAACACCCTTACGACATCAGCGCGATTGTCGTTTTGGAAGGAGGACGGTTCGTTGCAATCGCAGGCGATGAAGGGGCGTCGGTGCAGATCTTTCGTCAACGTAGTCCCGGCGATTACGACCTCGTCGGCACGATCGATCTGTCGGATCAATTGGAAGATGAAGAAGAAGAGATCGATATCGAAGGGCTCGCATTCAGTGGCGGTCGACTTTACGTGATAGGATCGCATTGCAAGAAGCGACGGTTAATCGACACGACACTTACGCAAAAAGAAAATCGCAAACGAATCAGCGAGCCAGATCCTCAGTCAGATCGGCAAGGCTTGTTTGAGATCGAGTACCTAGGAGATGGCCGGTTCTCTCCGAAAGTAAAGACATGTGATTTGCTACCTCGCTTAAAGTCGGACTCACTCCTCGCCCCGTTCCTTGGTATTCCGAGCAAAGAGAACGGTATCGATATGGAAGGACTCGCTGCCGAAGGAGATGACTTGTGGGTGGGCTTTCGGGGACCGATTCTGCGAGAACACTTGGTTCCGGTCCTGCGGCTTGATTTCGATAAGCCGAAGAAGGCAGACTTGTTGCTGATTGATTTACACGGACGTGGAATCCGTGACTTAGTCCATACGCAAGATCGTATCTTGATTCTTGCAGGACCAATGCGTGACGAACCATTGTCGTACGCGCTGTATGCTTGGAATGGAAAAGATGCCGTGCCAGGCACCGATCGTGATGCGGCGAACATGCCGAAGCTTTTGGGAGACGTTCCCCTGCCCCACGAAGGCGCCAAGCCAGAAGGCTTGGGCCTGGTCGAAGAAACCGATACACACTGGGATGTGGTCGTGGTCTGCGACAGTTCACCAATGGGTAGCCCTACACTGCTTCGTGTTGCGAAGCCGGTTCGCTGA
- a CDS encoding S8 family peptidase gives MGSFDSEKSEVGLGLASLLRGWTTNPNRLTKSPRREKKRSAKHSSAHAIETLEVRSMMAADTISSIWFEDVAGDNYERNGGAYSIDANGVVQQSTSDPYTNDWIVQLSSDVAGSLTSVSQVGSLLAGSGFEVEVVRGLGLVGQLLVRSEGASAEDVGAWFSSLSTISNYELDIASVFNITPNDASYSSTYGMNQIDAPQAWNKTTGSDSVVVGVIDTGVDYTHPDLVGNIWTNPGEIAGNGIDDDNNGFIDDVHGFDFVNNDGDPMDDNHHGTHVAGTIAAQGNNGRGVSGVAWNTSIMALKFLSASGAGYTSDAVRAINYATMMRTQYGVNIRVLNNSWGGGGYSASLEAAIKASEQADILFVAAAGNDGMNNDSSPHYPSNYYVSNVISVAATDRNDNLASFSNYGASTVDIAAPGVGIYSTIAGGYYASFSGTSMAAPHVAGVAALAFAYDSDATASEVKDAILSGGDWISGLNGKVSTGMRLNAAGTLDLLSPGSTNPTPDPEPTPDPEPNKAPTLGSVSTNPSTVYLGETNTITISANNVSDSDGNVSKVTFYRDSNGNGRWDSTDSVLGSDSTISGGLASLTVSNPFTTTGSQLIFAQATDNDGAKSNMVATSVNVVQPDDYANTASGAALISVGSSKSGKLNYAGDVDYFRFSAVAGTTYVIDTTHNALAGSVLTLYGSNGASQLAQDSSSSGSKIVWTASNSGTVYLAVKGATSTHTGDYTLKVTESSPFELKSGTLAIIGTAGNDSITVNHTGSTVTVSMNGKSSSYSASQVKKITFDGGAGIDTARFYGTSGKETWTFRADTMTVQGSGFTWSTENVEYNYGGASKYDSVTFYDTIANDTFTSTPTKSTMQSSGYKNEVTGAKTVTARAIYGGIDTAMLYDSSGNDYFIGRGEDAYMLTSQSSTMTYGFDRTNVYSTGGRDQAYLYDSKGNDTFTSYGTSNVLSGSGYTNTVYNYDRVSAIAMNGGNDLATFHDTAGNDVYVARGDQATMYGAGYYVAAQGFTRTSAVSTKGGNDQAFFYDTVGNDTFYSRTVESSMAGQGYANSARGFDRVNAIASSGGHDVAYLFDTETDDRLIARSNYASLQGDNFTSYAAGFDVVNAYSTKGSDKSYVSDIDFLMQYFGEWDD, from the coding sequence GTGGGAAGTTTCGATAGCGAAAAGTCCGAGGTAGGTCTCGGTCTGGCAAGCTTGTTGCGTGGCTGGACAACGAATCCGAATCGCTTGACCAAGAGCCCGCGCCGCGAAAAGAAGCGTTCCGCGAAACATTCTTCGGCCCACGCCATCGAGACACTCGAAGTGCGTAGCATGATGGCCGCCGATACGATCTCTTCGATCTGGTTCGAAGACGTCGCCGGAGACAACTACGAGCGCAACGGTGGCGCTTACTCGATCGATGCCAACGGCGTCGTTCAGCAGTCGACTTCCGATCCGTACACCAACGACTGGATCGTGCAACTTTCCAGCGATGTCGCTGGTTCCCTTACGTCCGTTTCGCAAGTTGGTTCGCTACTGGCTGGCAGCGGATTTGAAGTGGAAGTCGTTCGCGGGCTGGGGCTCGTCGGGCAGCTGCTGGTTCGCAGCGAAGGGGCGTCGGCGGAAGATGTCGGAGCATGGTTCTCTTCCCTCAGCACCATCAGCAACTACGAACTCGACATCGCTTCGGTCTTTAATATTACGCCGAACGATGCGAGCTACTCTTCCACCTACGGCATGAATCAGATCGATGCCCCACAAGCTTGGAACAAAACGACTGGATCCGATAGTGTCGTTGTCGGGGTGATTGATACCGGGGTCGATTACACCCACCCGGACCTGGTTGGCAACATCTGGACCAACCCAGGCGAGATCGCCGGTAACGGGATCGACGACGACAACAACGGTTTCATCGACGACGTGCATGGCTTCGACTTCGTCAATAACGACGGCGATCCGATGGACGACAACCATCACGGGACGCATGTCGCGGGGACCATTGCCGCACAAGGGAACAACGGACGCGGCGTCAGTGGGGTCGCTTGGAACACGTCGATCATGGCGCTGAAGTTCCTCTCCGCGAGCGGAGCTGGCTATACGTCTGACGCTGTTCGAGCGATCAACTACGCGACGATGATGCGAACGCAGTATGGCGTGAACATTCGCGTGCTGAACAACAGTTGGGGTGGCGGTGGCTACAGTGCTTCGCTGGAAGCAGCCATCAAAGCGAGCGAACAAGCCGACATTTTGTTCGTCGCTGCAGCTGGCAATGATGGAATGAATAACGATTCCAGCCCGCACTATCCGTCGAACTATTACGTGAGCAACGTGATCTCGGTTGCCGCGACTGATCGCAACGACAACCTGGCCAGCTTCAGCAATTACGGGGCAAGCACCGTCGACATCGCCGCGCCAGGGGTCGGCATCTACAGCACGATTGCTGGGGGTTATTACGCTTCGTTCTCGGGAACGAGTATGGCGGCTCCGCATGTCGCTGGCGTGGCCGCATTGGCATTCGCCTACGATTCCGATGCCACCGCATCTGAAGTGAAAGACGCGATCCTGTCAGGAGGAGATTGGATTTCTGGACTTAACGGGAAGGTCTCGACCGGCATGCGATTGAATGCCGCGGGAACACTTGACCTTCTCAGCCCGGGAAGCACCAACCCGACACCTGATCCAGAACCAACTCCAGATCCAGAACCGAACAAAGCTCCGACGCTCGGCAGCGTTTCGACAAACCCCAGCACCGTTTATCTGGGCGAAACGAACACGATCACGATCTCTGCGAACAACGTTTCCGATTCCGATGGGAACGTTTCCAAGGTAACGTTCTATCGCGACTCGAATGGCAACGGCCGATGGGATTCGACCGACTCGGTCCTTGGTAGCGATTCGACCATCAGTGGCGGACTGGCCAGCTTGACGGTCAGCAATCCATTCACCACCACAGGCAGCCAGCTGATCTTCGCTCAGGCAACCGACAACGATGGGGCCAAGAGCAACATGGTCGCCACGTCGGTCAACGTGGTGCAGCCAGACGACTACGCGAACACCGCCTCGGGAGCCGCGCTGATTTCAGTCGGCAGCTCGAAGTCAGGCAAGTTGAACTACGCTGGCGATGTCGACTACTTCCGTTTTAGTGCGGTTGCTGGGACGACTTACGTGATCGACACCACGCACAACGCGCTCGCAGGCTCGGTGCTGACTCTATATGGCAGCAACGGTGCTTCGCAGCTGGCTCAAGATTCCAGCAGTTCCGGGTCGAAGATCGTCTGGACTGCCAGCAACTCTGGCACCGTCTACCTGGCGGTGAAGGGAGCGACCAGTACGCACACCGGCGACTACACACTGAAGGTCACCGAGTCGTCGCCGTTCGAGCTGAAAAGCGGGACATTGGCGATCATCGGAACGGCCGGAAACGACAGCATCACCGTGAATCATACCGGTTCGACGGTCACCGTTTCGATGAATGGCAAGTCGTCCAGCTACAGTGCATCGCAGGTGAAGAAGATCACGTTCGATGGTGGAGCAGGAATTGATACGGCTCGTTTCTATGGCACCAGTGGTAAGGAAACGTGGACGTTCCGCGCCGACACGATGACGGTTCAGGGAAGCGGTTTCACGTGGAGCACCGAGAACGTCGAGTACAACTACGGCGGTGCGAGCAAATACGATTCGGTAACGTTCTACGACACAATCGCGAACGATACGTTCACCAGCACTCCGACGAAGTCGACCATGCAAAGCAGTGGCTACAAAAATGAAGTCACTGGAGCAAAAACCGTCACGGCTCGAGCCATTTACGGTGGGATCGATACGGCGATGCTATACGACTCGAGTGGCAACGATTACTTCATCGGCCGTGGCGAAGATGCTTACATGCTGACATCGCAGTCGTCGACGATGACGTATGGTTTCGACCGCACGAATGTCTACAGCACCGGCGGCCGCGATCAGGCTTACTTGTACGACTCCAAAGGAAATGACACGTTCACTTCGTACGGAACGTCGAATGTTCTCAGCGGTTCGGGCTATACCAACACGGTTTACAATTACGACCGCGTCTCGGCGATTGCCATGAATGGCGGCAACGACCTGGCCACGTTCCACGATACCGCTGGCAACGATGTCTACGTGGCTCGGGGCGATCAAGCGACCATGTACGGAGCAGGGTATTATGTCGCCGCCCAAGGTTTCACGCGAACTTCCGCCGTGTCGACCAAGGGAGGCAACGATCAGGCGTTCTTCTACGATACCGTCGGCAACGATACGTTCTACAGCCGCACCGTCGAAAGCTCGATGGCCGGGCAAGGTTACGCCAACTCGGCTCGTGGGTTCGATCGTGTCAATGCGATCGCTTCGTCCGGGGGGCATGACGTGGCGTATCTGTTCGATACCGAAACCGATGACAGACTTATCGCTCGGTCAAATTACGCATCGCTACAAGGCGACAATTTTACAAGTTACGCTGCCGGTTTTGACGTCGTGAATGCCTACTCGACTAAAGGTTCTGACAAAAGTTATGTCAGCGACATCGACTTTTTGATGCAATACTTTGGTGAGTGGGACGATTAA
- a CDS encoding PQQ-binding-like beta-propeller repeat protein, producing the protein MIRATTALLLSLALLITSAEAETRTWTDSSGQFKIEAEFESYAEGSVTLKKQDGETITVPMTKLSRADQTWVRAELREMRAGRGRPMRGGTNEETSPAANGMPGDWLEWRGPNRNNIAPGPAAPTSWSDSENVQWRVEVPGRGHSSPIIVGDLIVLTSADENRKTTGVFAFDKRNGKLIWQTPITQGGFQSEMHPKNTHATSTVASNGKQLFAVFIQNQAVQLVALDMKGRIQWQINAGSYNPQQYKFGYGPSPILYDDMVIVASEYEKGFIAAYAQQDGKPRWMQPRNGISFSSPVVAKVAGKDQMLISGLKSVSSYDPKTGKVLWTAPGTTDATCGTMVWDEDIVFASGGYPDSQTVAVKGDGSGRVLWTNNEKCYEQSMLAHNGYVYAMTDNGIFYCWNGKTGEEMWKKRLGGPVSSSPLLSGDNIFVTNEQGNVWVVKANPQSFEMVAENRLGDDIFATPIVSQGRLYARFADSSQGRRQEYLICIAEN; encoded by the coding sequence ATGATTCGTGCCACCACTGCGCTTCTGCTGTCGCTTGCACTGCTGATAACGTCTGCAGAAGCTGAAACACGAACCTGGACCGATTCGTCCGGTCAGTTCAAGATCGAAGCCGAATTCGAGTCTTACGCGGAAGGAAGCGTCACACTCAAGAAGCAAGATGGCGAAACGATCACCGTCCCGATGACTAAACTTAGCCGAGCCGATCAGACATGGGTTCGGGCAGAGCTCCGTGAAATGCGGGCCGGACGTGGTCGGCCGATGCGAGGTGGCACGAACGAAGAGACTTCGCCTGCCGCCAACGGGATGCCTGGCGATTGGCTCGAATGGCGGGGACCGAATCGCAACAACATCGCACCTGGGCCTGCCGCTCCGACAAGTTGGAGCGATTCAGAAAACGTACAGTGGCGAGTCGAAGTTCCCGGTCGAGGACATTCTTCGCCGATTATCGTGGGCGATCTGATTGTGTTGACGTCTGCCGACGAAAATCGCAAAACGACCGGCGTGTTCGCTTTCGACAAAAGAAATGGGAAACTCATCTGGCAGACGCCGATCACGCAGGGTGGTTTCCAAAGCGAGATGCATCCGAAGAATACGCACGCCACTTCGACCGTCGCTTCCAATGGCAAGCAGCTGTTTGCTGTCTTCATTCAAAATCAGGCGGTCCAATTGGTGGCGCTCGACATGAAGGGGAGAATTCAGTGGCAGATTAATGCAGGCTCGTACAATCCGCAGCAGTACAAATTCGGTTACGGGCCTTCGCCCATCCTGTACGACGACATGGTCATTGTCGCTTCGGAATATGAAAAAGGGTTTATCGCGGCTTACGCACAACAAGATGGCAAGCCGCGCTGGATGCAACCGCGTAACGGTATTTCGTTCAGCAGCCCCGTCGTTGCGAAAGTGGCCGGCAAAGATCAAATGCTGATTAGTGGATTGAAGTCGGTATCGTCGTACGATCCGAAGACCGGAAAAGTCTTGTGGACCGCACCTGGGACAACCGATGCAACGTGCGGCACGATGGTTTGGGACGAGGATATCGTCTTCGCCAGTGGTGGCTACCCCGATTCGCAGACGGTGGCCGTGAAAGGAGATGGTTCCGGCCGAGTGCTATGGACCAACAACGAAAAATGTTACGAGCAATCAATGCTGGCTCATAACGGTTATGTCTACGCGATGACCGACAACGGCATCTTCTATTGCTGGAACGGTAAGACTGGCGAAGAGATGTGGAAGAAGCGACTCGGCGGCCCTGTCAGTTCTTCGCCACTGCTAAGCGGTGACAACATCTTTGTCACTAACGAACAGGGCAACGTCTGGGTCGTGAAAGCGAATCCACAAAGTTTCGAGATGGTCGCTGAGAACCGACTCGGCGATGACATCTTCGCGACACCGATCGTCAGCCAAGGACGTCTGTATGCTCGCTTTGCGGACAGCTCGCAAGGGCGTCGTCAGGAGTATCTGATTTGCATTGCGGAGAACTAA
- a CDS encoding DUF1570 domain-containing protein has product MKSLQIFLLTGFLLGLHSTQNCTPKAEAQGPTYPVMIQLDLKNETIQATPVLASPQRVIMLGRDGQMWDFAPQSASNYAQLQTPFRPMRQNEMRGLLLSEFGQGYDVTGTGNYLVVHPAGQEDEWADQFEKLFRSFHHYFTVRGIQPVKSEFPLVAVVFPDFRSYQLYAAKDGMRVSPGTVGYYSSRTNRVALYDVTHGHHDNPMWQENMATIIHEATHQTAFNTGIHSRYAPQPKWLVEGLATMFEAPGVWDSRNHPQFRDRVNKTRMLEFLEYMKTKRSPDSLAQFVATDDAYYNRPSTAYGEGWAMVFYLIETRPREFAAYVRKVATRSAEEEYTPQQRLADFQEAFGRDISQLESHFTRYISQLPNKM; this is encoded by the coding sequence ATGAAGTCGCTACAAATTTTCCTGCTCACGGGATTTCTTCTCGGACTGCATTCTACGCAAAATTGCACGCCGAAGGCAGAGGCCCAAGGGCCGACCTACCCCGTTATGATCCAGTTGGATCTGAAAAACGAAACGATTCAAGCCACTCCTGTGCTAGCAAGCCCGCAACGCGTCATTATGTTGGGGCGTGATGGACAGATGTGGGACTTCGCTCCGCAAAGCGCTTCCAACTATGCCCAATTGCAAACGCCGTTTCGACCGATGCGTCAGAACGAGATGCGTGGACTGCTGCTGTCGGAGTTCGGCCAAGGATACGACGTTACGGGAACCGGCAACTATCTCGTCGTGCATCCGGCCGGCCAAGAGGATGAGTGGGCCGATCAGTTTGAGAAGCTGTTCCGATCGTTTCATCACTACTTTACCGTTCGCGGGATTCAGCCCGTTAAAAGCGAGTTCCCTTTAGTCGCTGTCGTCTTCCCGGACTTCCGGTCTTATCAGTTGTATGCGGCCAAGGATGGCATGCGGGTCAGCCCAGGCACCGTCGGTTACTACTCGTCACGTACCAACCGAGTGGCATTGTACGACGTTACGCACGGCCATCACGACAATCCGATGTGGCAAGAAAACATGGCCACGATCATTCACGAGGCGACCCACCAAACCGCGTTCAACACCGGAATCCACAGTCGCTATGCCCCGCAACCGAAATGGCTTGTCGAAGGTCTCGCGACCATGTTCGAGGCGCCGGGCGTTTGGGATTCGCGGAACCATCCTCAGTTTCGAGATCGCGTAAACAAGACGCGAATGTTGGAATTTCTGGAGTACATGAAAACCAAGCGTTCGCCCGACTCGCTCGCCCAGTTCGTTGCCACAGATGACGCTTACTACAATCGCCCTAGCACTGCCTACGGAGAAGGCTGGGCCATGGTCTTCTATCTCATCGAGACCCGGCCACGCGAGTTCGCTGCTTACGTTCGCAAAGTGGCAACACGTTCGGCGGAAGAAGAATACACGCCTCAGCAGCGTCTCGCCGATTTCCAAGAAGCCTTCGGCCGCGACATCTCGCAACTCGAATCTCACTTCACCCGATACATCTCGCAGCTACCCAACAAAATGTAG
- a CDS encoding HEAT repeat domain-containing protein — MDWIALLRQFDGKHTDVLERLAGELPRGEESLRRLLVAVECDEVPVQVAATWLLKRWHDEGEPCVADATGEFCRLLRGATHWEVRLHLLQLLSTATVPHRSRATLKKTLLPLTADDNKLVRAWAYSALAQLADQQPRFQTEVRTLLEAAGEDEAASVRARVRQVRKRLKWTDVTLD; from the coding sequence GTGGATTGGATTGCGTTGCTTCGGCAGTTTGATGGAAAGCATACCGACGTGCTTGAGCGGTTGGCGGGAGAGTTGCCTCGTGGGGAAGAATCGCTGCGACGGTTGTTGGTCGCGGTCGAGTGTGATGAGGTGCCGGTGCAAGTTGCGGCGACGTGGCTGCTGAAGCGTTGGCATGATGAAGGGGAGCCATGCGTCGCGGACGCTACCGGCGAGTTCTGCCGTCTGCTGCGCGGAGCGACTCATTGGGAAGTGCGGCTCCATTTGCTGCAGCTGTTGTCGACGGCAACGGTGCCACATCGAAGCCGAGCGACGCTTAAGAAAACGTTGCTTCCATTGACGGCCGACGACAACAAGTTGGTGCGGGCATGGGCCTACAGCGCGCTGGCCCAGTTGGCCGATCAGCAGCCACGCTTTCAAACCGAAGTCCGCACTTTGCTGGAGGCTGCCGGGGAAGATGAAGCGGCCTCGGTTCGAGCACGCGTTCGCCAAGTGAGAAAGCGACTGAAATGGACCGACGTCACGCTCGATTAA